One segment of Brassica napus cultivar Da-Ae chromosome C3, Da-Ae, whole genome shotgun sequence DNA contains the following:
- the LOC106384102 gene encoding uncharacterized protein LOC106384102 has translation MVLIYVKSGEWISSCGDQWSFLADKTRGGRMVTLETTTLLKQLKIIVCEDYGVDYMLVNAEFSYEMVNQRGNPPIIISNDRQVSNFVSYTKKSSSTTLFVTLSATGAKEKERVNIDLNKEPFDSSNFEDEEVPETNQGDFAIPSKESTHKMKNHVATDGFGDAGLRSENNGSIDFVKKDQIFRSKRVLKETMEIWAMKNNYDYIVLKSTRKWWYIRCKDKLCNWTLHAECLDGFTYFMINKWVGIHSCAPSKKRKFEKTASARTVGKLIQHRFDDANDGPKANDIIQFMRLEHNCEITYWQAWEVREHAIAAARGIPNESYAKIPKYLQMIKETNPGTHTHYETTEDGRFMYLFMSFGQSVRGFYNAMRRVIVVDGTFLKNKYKGVLLVATAVDGNSNLYPIAFGVVDSETEVSWEWFLRQLKVVIADSKDLAFVSDRAASIAKALGTVYPRSRHGICVHHLLTNVVKNFKTKGLSALVEKASRAYRFSEFQERFTEIVEMCHALGRYLQEADVRK, from the coding sequence ATGGTTCTAATCTATGTTAAATCTGGTGAATGGATCTCAAGTTGCGGTGATCAATGGAGTTTCTTGGCAGACAAAACAAGGGGTGGTCGAATGGTAACATTAGAAACTACTACTTTGTTGAAGCAGCTCAAGATCATCGTGTGTGAGGATTATGGGGTCGACTATATGCTCGTTAATGCCGAGTTCAGTTATGAGATGGTGAATCAAAGAGGGAATCCTCCCATTATTATTAGCAATGATCGACAAGTATCTAATTTTGTGAGCTACACGAAGAAGAGTTCGTCTACAACCTTGTTTGTCACGTTGTCTGCTACTGGTGCAAAAGAAAAGGAACGAGTCAATATCGATTTGAATAAGGAGCCGTTTGACTCAAGCAAttttgaggatgaagaagttccCGAAACAAATCAAGGAGACTTTGCCATACCGTCAAAAGAGTCGACTCATAAAATGAAGAATCATGTCGCTACAGATGGTTTCGGTGATGCTGGTTTAAGGAGTGAAAACAATGGAAGCATAGATTTCGTGAAGAAGGATCAAATTTTCAGAAGTAAACGTGTTTTGAAGGAAACAATGGAAATTTGGGCAATGAAGAATAATTATGATTACATTGTTCTCAAATCAACGAGAAAGTGGTGGTATATTCGATGTAAGGATAAACTGTGCAACTGGACTCTGCATGCGGAATGTTTGGATGGGTTTACATACTTCATGATCAACAAGTGGGTGGGAATACATTCATGTGCTCCTTCGAAGAAAAGAAAATTCGAAAAAACGGCATCGGCAAGAACAGTTGGGAAGCTGATACAACATCGATTTGATGATGCCAATGATGGCCCAAAAGCAAATGACATCATTCAGTTCATGAGACTGGAACATAATTGCGAGATTACTTATTGGCAAGCTTGGGAAGTTCGTGAGCATGCAATTGCAGCGGCTCGAGGTATACCAAATGAAAGTTATGctaaaataccaaaatatttgCAAATGATTAAAGAAACTAATCCTGGTACCCACACGCACTATGAAACAACTGAGGATGGGAGATTCATGTATCTATTTATGTCGTTTGGGCAATCAGTTCGAGGATTCTACAATGCAATGCGTAGGGTGATTGTTGTTGATGGaacttttctgaaaaataaatacaaaggaGTGCTACTTGTTGCTACAGCTGTAGATGGTAACTCCAATTTGTATCCGATTGCTTTTGGAGTTGTTGATTCAGAGACTGAGGTTTCATGGGAGTGGTTCTTAAGACAGTTGAAAGTGGTTATTGCTGATAGTAAAGACTTAGCTTTTGTATCAGATAGGGCTGCGTCAATAGCTAAAGCGCTTGGAACTGTTTACCCTCGTTCAAGACATGGAATTTGCGTTCACCACTTGTTGACCAATGTGGTAAAAAATTTCAAGACAAAGGGGTTGTCCGCCTTGGTCGAGAAGGCTTCGCGGGCATATAGGTTCTCTGAATTTCAGGAACGTTTCACTGAAATTGTTGAAATGTGTCATGCGCTTGGAAGATATCTACAGGAGGCTGATGTGAGAAAATGA
- the LOC106388585 gene encoding monocopper oxidase-like protein SKU5 encodes MDVFKILLLMFFVNSRFCSPADPYSFYNFEVSYITASPLGVPQQVIAINGKFPGPTINVTTNENLVVNVRNKLDEGLLLHWSGIQQRRVSWQDGLAGTNCPIPPKWNWTYEFQVKDQIGSFFYFPSLHFQRASGGFGSFIVNPRSVIPVPFSTPDGDITIAIGDWYTRNHTALRKALDDGKDLGMPDGVLINGKGPYQYNKTLVPDGIDFETITVHPGRTYRLRVSNVGISTSLNFRIQGHNLVLAESEGSYTVQQNYTSLDIHVGQSYSFLVTMDQNASSDYYIVASARIVNETIWRRVTGVGILHYTNSKGKATGHLPPGPQDEFDKTFSMNQARSIRWNVSASGARPNPQGSFKYGSINVTEVYVLRNMPPVKINGKRRTTLSGISFVNPSTPIRLADKHNVKGVYKLDFPKRPLTGPPRRETSIINGTYRGFMEVILQNNDTKMQSYHMSGYAFFAVGMDYGEWTENSRGTYNKWDGIARSTIQVYPGAWSAILISLDNPGAWNLRTENLDSWYLGQETYVRVVNPDENNKTEFGAPANVLYCGALSKLQKPQKISSSATRSIEFTKVSMVVMALVMMLLL; translated from the exons ATGGATGTGTTCAAGATCCTGCTTCTTATGTTCTTCGTGAACTCAAGATTCTGCTCTCCTGCAGATCCATATTCTTTCTATAACTTCGAAGTTTCTTACATTACCGCTTCTCCACTTGGTGTTCCTCAACAG GTCATTGCTATAAATGGAAAGTTTCCTGGTCCTACAATCAATGTCACGACCAATGAAAACCTGGTCGTGAATGTGAGAAACAAATTAGACGAGGGGCTTCTTCTTCACTG GTCTGGAATCCAACAGAGACGTGTCTCCTGGCAAGATGGACTTGCAGGAACCAACTGTCCAATCCCACCAAAGTGGAACTGGACTTATGAGTTCCAAGTTAAAGACCAGATTGGTAGTTTCTTCTACTTCCCATCTCTCCATTTCCAAAGAGCTTCCGGTGGTTTTGGCTCCTTCATTGTCAACCCTAGATCCGTTATTCCAGTCCCTTTCTCCACTCCAGACGGCGATATCACCATTGCCATTGGTGATTGGTACACAAGAAACCACACG GCTTTGAGGAAGGCTTTAGATGATGGTAAAGATCTTGGAATGCCTGATGGAGTTCTCATTAACGGCAAAGGACCTTACCAATACAATAAGACTCTTGTTCCCGATGGAATCGATTTCGAAACCATCACAGTCCATCCTG GAAGGACTTACAGACTTCGAGTGTCCAATGTTGGAATCTCAACAAGTTTAAACTTTAGGATCCAAGGTCATAACTTAGTTCTTGCGGAATCAGAAGGATCCTACACAGTTCAACAAAACTACACAAGCTTGGATATTCATGTTGGACAATCTTACTCCTTCCTGGTTACTATGGACCAAAACGCAAGCTCTGATTACTACATTGTCGCAAGTGCTCGGATTGTTAATGAAACCATATGGAGAAGAGTCACTGGAGTTGGAATCTTACACTATACCAACTCTAAAGGTAAAGCAACAGGTCACTTACCACCTGGACCACAAGACGAATTCGACAAAACTTTCTCCATGAATCAAGCAAGATCCATCAGATGGAATGTTTCAGCAAGTGGAGCACGTCCTAACCCACAAGGCTCGTTTAAATACGGTTCAATCAATGTAACCGAAGTCTACGTTCTGAGGAACATGCCTCCTGTGAAGATCAATGGGAAAAGAAGGACAACGCTTAGTGGCATATCGTTTGTGAACCCTTCTACGCCTATTAGACTAGCTGATAAGCATAATGTGAAAGGAGTTTACAAGCTTGATTTCCCAAAGAGACCTTTAACTGGACCACCTAGAAGAGAGACTTCCATTATCAATGGCACTTACCGAGGTTTCATGGAAGTCATTCTTCAGAACAATGACACTAAGATGCAAAGTTATCACATGAGTGGCTACGCCTTCTTCGCTGTCGG AATGGACTATGGAGAGTGGACAGAGAACAGTAGAGGAACTTACAACAAATGGGACGGTATTGCCCGCTCAACTATTCAG gtGTATCCAGGGGCGTGGTCAGCGATCTTGATATCTTTGGACAATCCTGGAGCTTGGAATCTAAGAACAGAGAATCTTGATTCTTGGTATCTTGGACAAGAAACATATGTTAGAGTTGTTAATCCAGATGAAAACAACAAAACCGAGTTCGGGGCGCCTGCTAATGTCCTTTACTGTGGTGCTCTCAGCAAGTTACAAAA GCCACAAAAGATATCATCATCGGCGACAAGGAGCATTGAATTCACGAAGGTTTCAATGGTAGTGATGGCTTTGGTGATGATGCTTCTGCTTTGA
- the LOC111203649 gene encoding sodium/proton antiporter 1-like, translating into MVSLLRKLVPQSEYRKLLGAVVVMAANAGGAWTPIGDVTTTMLWIHGLGVLWVLTDAIHYGESERQKLKIPQALSFTSIE; encoded by the exons ATGGTTTCTTTACTCAGGAAACTGGTTCCTCAATCAGAGTACCGCAA ACTTCTAGGAGCTGTTGTGGTGATGGCAGCAAATGCAGGAGGAGCATGGACTCCAATTGGTGATGTTACGACAACTATGCTATGGATTCATGGTCTTGGAGTTCTCTGGGTCTTGACAGACGCCATCCACTACGGTGAATCAGAAAGACAAAAGCTCAAAATACCTCAAGCCTTATCCTTCACTAGTATAGAATGA